AATTATTCGTGAGCTAAACAGTTGCATACAGAATTATAACAAAGTTAGAGCGCGAAATAATCACTGTTATAATGCATGACGCTCAATGAGCGGTATGGCCGCCATCGAACTCCAAGGCGTAACAAAACGGTTTGGAGAGGTCACCGCCCTGAATGACCTCGATCTTACAGTAGAGAACGGCGAGATATACGGCTTTTTAGGTCCAAACGGTGCTGGAAAATCGACGACGATCAACGTGTTGCTCGATTTCGTGCGCCCGACAGCCGGAAGTGCGCGGGTGCTTGGTTATGACGCCCGCGAGGAGAGCACCCAGATCAGACAGCGCGTCGGCGTGTTGCCCGACGGCTATCACGTGTACGATCGGCTTACCGGCCGTCAACACCTCCAGTTCGCCATCGATTCGAAGAACGCCGACGATGACCCTGACGAGTTGCTATCACGGGTCGGTATCGCCGACGCCGCGGATCGGAAGGCAGGCGGCTACTCGAAAGGAATGGCCCAACGACTTGTACTCGGAATGGCGCTCGTCGGGGAGCCAGACCTACTTATCCTAGACGAGCCATCGACGGGACTAGATCCCGCAGGCGCTCGCGAGATGCGTGAAATCATCCGTGAGGAGTGCAATCGCGGTGCCTCCGTGTTCTTTTCGAGTCATATCCTCGGTCAGGTCGATTCGATCTGTGACCGAGTTGGCATCCTTCGGGAGGGTAAACTCGTCGCGGAGGACACGATCAATGGACTGCGCGATGCGATCGGAACTCAGTCGACGTTAGTTGTCCACGTCGACCGGATACCAGACGACATCGAACAGCGGCTCCGGGCGCTCAGCGGCGTGTCAGGGGTCATGGTCGACGGGACGGCCATTACGGTCGAATCGAGTGACGACTCGAAATCTGCGGTGTTGAGTACGATCGAAGAGAGCGGTGCGACCGTCGAGGACTTCGCTACCGAAGACGCGAGTCTCGAAGATCTGTTTATGGCGTACACCAACGACGAACAGCGGGTGGTCGCATGAGCTGGGCGATCGTCGCACAGAAGGACTTCCGTGACGCCGGACGCTCGAAGCTGCTGTGGGTCGTGTCGTTACTGTTCATCCTGTTTGCAGCTGGCAGTGCGTTCCTGTACGCCCAGATCCCGGCGATCCAACAAGGCGGTGCGAACGACGTCATCTCTTCGCTCGGATTCGTCGATTTCTTACAAACCCCCGTCACAATGCTCGTTCCGATCATCGGGCTGATGCTCGGATACAAGGCCATTTCGGGAGAGGTCGAGAACGGCAGCGTGAAGCTTCTCCTGTCGCTGCCTCACCGTCGGTCAAGTGTCGTGATGGGTAAGCTCATCGGTCGGGTATCCGTGCTGACGGTGTCGATCGTCGTCGGATTCGCTGTTGCCACGGCCGTTATGTTGGCCCTGTATCCCGAAATGTC
The sequence above is drawn from the Halocatena salina genome and encodes:
- a CDS encoding ABC transporter ATP-binding protein; protein product: MAAIELQGVTKRFGEVTALNDLDLTVENGEIYGFLGPNGAGKSTTINVLLDFVRPTAGSARVLGYDAREESTQIRQRVGVLPDGYHVYDRLTGRQHLQFAIDSKNADDDPDELLSRVGIADAADRKAGGYSKGMAQRLVLGMALVGEPDLLILDEPSTGLDPAGAREMREIIREECNRGASVFFSSHILGQVDSICDRVGILREGKLVAEDTINGLRDAIGTQSTLVVHVDRIPDDIEQRLRALSGVSGVMVDGTAITVESSDDSKSAVLSTIEESGATVEDFATEDASLEDLFMAYTNDEQRVVA